The following is a genomic window from Trachemys scripta elegans isolate TJP31775 chromosome 16, CAS_Tse_1.0, whole genome shotgun sequence.
AATTATCCAAAGGAATGTCAAGAGGCCTCTTGATGCTGGTCTAGAAGTACCTACCCAGGCGGCAGATTTCTGCGAGCGGAGGGCTGGGTAAACTAGCAGACAAAGGCTGATGTAGACCTGGACGAATTCAGACAGtaaacaaaatgcaaatttttaaagAGAGGGAATTAACCGTAGGAACTACTGACCCAGGAACAGGGGGTTGCAGGGAGTAATCAAGATTGGACAGCATTTAATCCACTCTAGCTCGACCACCAGATAGGGGCTGGATGTAGGAACGGCTGGGTGGGACTCTCTGGACTGGGCTAACCAGCCTATATAGCCCCACTGACGCACCAGGACCCATTTGGGCCAAGCATATTAGGTGTACTACGGTAGTGGcaaggagccccagccatgggcaAGACCCCCATCGTGCTAGGCGCTGcataaaacacagaacaaaagacagtcccttctggccacaGACTATGAGAACTGAGCAATTTTCCTTTCATTCACACTTGTGAATCTCCAAGCTAGAATCCGGCCCCTGAGAGACCCACAGACCTTCCGCTCTGCCCCATTTCaccccagaggaggaggagaccgAAAGGAGCCAAGACCGCTGTAGATCTATAGGGTTCAGGGCGACGCCTGCCTTCCTGGGAGATGTCAGACAAGACAGGGAGTCCCCCGCAGGGCACGAAAGGCTAATCAATTTATCATACTTCTATCGCATGACACACCTTACATGCCCCTAGGCACTGCATCTTCACACACCCCCTCTCCACAGCTGACCTTCATGTTGCAAACAGTTTTAGACAGAGAAGGCACCCCTAGAATTCCAGTGCCCCATGGCActtgcctactgtgcctaattggaaatccagccccGTCTATAGTACCCACCACAGTATGAGCTGAGGGTCTTACAATTCctttgtgaggtagagaagtggcATTACCTTGCCagtatacagatggggaaactgaggcacagagcagctaagtgacttaGCCCAGGTCACACAAGAAGGCGGTGTGAGAGCTAGGACTTGAACGCAGGTTTGCCGAGCCCAAGGCTAGTGCCCTGACCCCTGGCCCGTGCCTTGACCCCTGGCCCAGCCATCCTTCCTCCCATAGAATCACAGActatctagcccaaccccctgcccaaagcaggaccaatccccaactaaatcaaaagtGGTAAATCCCAGAGCTGGTTCTGCTGCATCCACAGAGCGGGGAGAGTCTGCAATCAAGGATATCCCTCCGCGGTCTCTTCGAGCCCCGCTGGTTGCGCCGAGACAAGAGGAGAGGCAGCTGTGGCCCTGTGCTCATCCATTCCAGCCACGGGGCGCCACGTTTTCCCCACGGTGAGCAGCTTGCTCCAGCGTGTCACCCAACAGCCTTCATACCCGAATACAGCCGGTGCACAGGAGAACCGAGGGGGTGGGGTGCACAGATGGGCCAACCTGGGCTCTTAGCCACTCACCTCCGAAGGTATTAAGAAAGTCGGATGTGTGTGACAAAGGCCAGATTCCCAGGGGGTGAAAATCCGTATGGACGCCAATGGAGCATAGGCCTGTTCACACCAGCTAGGGTCTGGCTCCTACATACCTGGCTCTCGGAGCAGCACGGTGCATTTCGGCAGGACTTGCCATCAGGGGATCTCCCAGCGCTTCACGTATGTTTGTGAATGAAGCCTCCCCGGGAGATGGATGTACGACGTTTCACCCCATTTTActgacggggaaactgaggcacgcagcaAAGACGTGACTCACCCAACACTCAAGAGCGAGTGAGTGGcaggcatagaacccaggcgtcctgactttTGGGCTTTGAGCATGCTCTCTTCTCAGATCCGGGCTTATAGATCCCAGGgggcctgactcccagccccttctgctctaaccacgagaccccactcccctcccagagtccggaatagaatccaggagtcctggctcccaagaCCGCGCCCGAAACTCAAAATTATCTAAATACCATTAGCCTCCAGCCACCAATTCCCCTGATATTCCTGGTTTTTGTGCTGGATTCCCCACTGGACCCCAGATATCCACCTCCCGTCCATCTGGAGGCGCTCCAACCATACTCCAGTTCCCCATCGGCTCCGACTTAGAAAGCACATCACTGATGGGAGGTGGATTAACAAGCCCTTGGCTGCAGCAGTTGATGcccaatccctctccccatcaAACGCACAATTTCACCTCCCACGCACCCAGGGGCTAAGGCAGGGGCAGAGCACAGAGGTGTGAACGGGAGGCAGGGGCAGCGGCCGGCTGAGCCGAGATCTCAGCCCGGGGAAACGGGCACAGCGGCACAAGAGAGTTCAGAAGCAGAAACGTAACTGATTCCTCAAGCAGCAGCGAGGTGGAATGACCCGCCCCTGCCTTTATTAGAGTTCACCGCGTTTAAATGAATGGGTTTGAACATAGGTAGGAGCAGGCGAGCCCGCCGCACGCTTCTGAAGTACTCAGGGTGCTTTGCCAATGGATAGAACTCCTGCCATGTCACAGccagggaaactaaggcactgggaggtggagggagagtCCCTTAAGGTCACACGGTGAAGCAGGAGCAAGAGTGGGGCGTAGGAAGTCAGGAGTTCTGGCTTCCtatcccctgctctaaccactaggccccgcactcccctcccagagctggaaacagaacccaggagtcctggctcccaggccccctgctctgaccactagaccccacactcccctcccaaagccaggaatagaacccaggagtcctgacaccctgGCCTctcgctctaaccactagaccatgctgcatcCGGTCCAAGTCTCCGCGCCTTCGTACAGATGACCCCAGAGGCTGCTCTTCTCCTCCCGTGCGGGTGAGACGCTTTTGGGCTCGGCTCTTCCCATCCTGCAGCGCGCTGGGAGAACGGGGTCTCCGCAGCCTTCCATGTCCGGGCCTCCCTACCCCCTCGTTAATTGCACGTTTCACAGCACCGTTCTCAGGCAAGAGcctgggcgggagggagggaagcaaacTCCTCCCCTCACTTCCCCCTGCCCAGGAAAATGGCCGTTTTCAGCACCTTGGGGACGTGGCGGATGGTGAGCGACACCCGGGTTCCCCGGCGCAGCTCGTCCCCGAGTGCCGCGCTGCAGGCCGCCACGTTGGCCACTTTCTCCGTGATGGCGTCGGAGGTGGCGGGTCGGATCCCGTGCAGGTAACGGACGTACATGTCCTCCCGCAGAACCAGGAGGCTGCgcggctccagcagcagggacaggaagtGGCGCTGCTCCTCTGTCTGGGGCGTGGGGACCTGAGAAAGGACAGCGGAGCACGTTCAGAATCAAACCTGGCCTCTTCTGCAGCTGCTTCCAcgggaggatctcaaagcacccgAAGGATGTGAGTAGTTTAAGCCACACAACCCCCCTGGATGCTTACAGCACCACCCCCCGTCttccagatggggaaatggaggcaccgACAGGGCTTTGCCTAAGACCACACAATGAGTCAGCAGCAGGActggggaacagaacccaggagtcctgattctcagctgcccctgcccccctcacctctaaccactagacctcactccactctcagagctaggaacagaactccCGATTCTCAGGCCTCTCCCACGTGTTCTAACTACTACATatcaccccccctcccagagctggggatagaacccatgtccatgtggacaaactggagaaagtccagagaagagcaacaaaaatgattaaaggtctagaaaacatgacctggaaaaaactgagtttgtttagtctggagaagagaagactgagaggggacgtgatgaccgttttcaagtacataaaaaggttgtgacaaggaggagggagaaaaattgttctccttaacctctgaggacagagcaagaagcagtgggcttaaattgcagtcagggaggtttaggttggacagtaggaaaaacttcctatcagggtggttaggcactggaataaattgcctagggaggttgtggaatctccatcattggggatttttaagagccggTTGGACAGACACcggtcagagatggtctagataatacttagtcctgccaggagtgcaggagactggactagacgacctctcgcgGTCCCTCCCAGTCCTCTGATTCTGTGATCTCCCATAAGTGGGCAGGGGGTGCATCCATGCGCACCTATAAGTGCATCACCCATAAactgtaggagagagagagagaggaggagaagggaggtgtACGTGTGTCCGGCTGTAGCAGTTTCTAAGCGGGATGAGTTAAAGCACCGTAAGATCCGTGCGCagaccagccctgccccagcttaGCTTCATGCCCCTCAGGGATCCCACCGCAGAGAACACAATATGGTTATTGGTTTCCCCATCGCGCCTCAGGCAGAGAGTTTTAAGGCTGCCCGAGAGATCTGGCCCTCAGATTAAAATGAGCAGGAACTGGTTACCCCAATCCGCTGATCGGGCTCCATTGCCCGCGGCGCTGAGCACACAGAGTGAACAGACAGTCTCTGTCCAGCTCAGGTCCTTCGATACCACAATGACAGGCAGCAGCTGAGTGCCTCACAGAAATGGATTTACCCTCACAGCCCTCtacaggaagcaggggggttctactggggcaggggctgcctttCTGTTCTGGGTTTGAACAGCTCCCGGCACAATGGGGGCTCCTGGTCTATGACTGAGGtgcctaggcactaccataatacacctaatagcaataaaaatgtacagctcccagcacaatggggggTTCCTAGTCCAGCACTGGGGCGcctaggcactaccgtaatacacctaatagcaataaaaatgtacagctcctggcacactgggggctcctggtccatgactgagacGCTTAggcgctaccataatacaaataatatcgCCACCTTacagaactgaggcccagagaggctaagtgacttgcccaaggtcacaaaggatgACTCTAGTGGAGCAGGgaatcaaacctgggtctcccaaagcCCCGGCTAGCTCCCTAACCACttggccatccttcctctctgttcccCGAGTGTTAGGCATGTGCATACCCCTCAACAGGATCGGAGCCTAACTAACGACAAATCAGAAAGCAGGAAAGTGACGACACTCAAAATACAAACAGAGAATTCTTGGCATTTTCTCAGTTCTCTTTCAGACATGCAGATCTCAGGGGCCAGGTGAAACCTCTCCAGGCACATCTAGATGTGACTTGTTAGCAGAGCCGGGTGAACGTTGTcagacaaataatttattcaatgacAGATGCAATATTGGTCGATCAGAAACTATTGGCAAATTTGTTGTGAGTAGTTTTGGCCATTCATaaaatgagggggtggggggacggggaGAAGGAGTTGCTGCCGCCACCACTAGCACCCCCATAATGCCCAGCTCGGTGGTTACAGCATGTAGGAGAGCCAGGTACAAATTCTCGCTCCGGAACAAACCCCAGACAAACTTTTACGATTCATCTACAAATTCCAGATTCGGTTTGACCCACGCCGAATTGGTTTtcgatttttcagaactgccaccaAACCAAAGGGGgaacaaaacaataaacaaacaaaccagttaTTCTCCGGGCTCCGTTTGCAATTTTGTGCTCACCTGCTCGCTGTCCGCGTGCTGCCCCCTGCTGACGGGATGGTAGAAGTCCAGCAGCGTGTGTGATCCCAGGCTGATGGTGGTGACGGTGGGGAAGTACAGAGGTCCATCTTCATGAGGCTAGAGGGAGCTGGCATGTCAGACTAAAAAGGGaaggatcacacacacacacacacacacacactcccccagctctcctctcCAGCACCAAGCATGAAATGCAGAAAGACACGGCTCTAAACACCAAAGACACGTGGGACCAACCCATCACACGCAGGCCCTGCTGCTGAGAAGATGCCTCTCTGACGTCGCCAACCTTTGTAGCCAGCGCACATGGCAAAGCCAGGAGTGTGGGCGGGGTGTGCATGCCCTAGGCTTGCATGTCACTGGTGCTCATGCTCCACTCCCAAGATAAAAACCCGGCTGTGGACGCAATCTGCTCTCTCACAGCGAGGTCGGGCTATCGAAAGGTGTTGGGATTAAGAGAAGACATTGGTAGCCGGGAGTCCTGACACACAgcccccccctgctctagccactagacccaactcctttcccagagctggggacagaacccaggaatcccaaCTCCCAAGCCGCCCCCGTGCTAACCATGACTCTCCTGGGAAAACCTAGTCTTGGCTATCTAGACTCCATCCCCCTGAAATCTCCAGCCAGCAGGAGTTGCCCAAGATCTGCCCCCACAGACACGCCTCTGATCAGGTCAGGTTCTGCGTCTGCCCCTCCTCCTTTGCCCCCACAGGGCAGGAGCCACCCTGAGGTTGAGTAATGGAGCAGCTGGCCCGTGGGTAGTTACCATGATCCCCTGCCCAGGGAGGTACTCATTCACCAGCACGTGGTTCGCCAGCTTCCCTCCAAACGCCCCGAGGGAGGAGATCTTCTCGGCATAGCTCTGCAACCAGGTGGGCAGCTTCTCCGGTACCATCCCTTTGGCATGGGGCAGCcctcctgggaggcagggaatACAGAGAGGAGCTGGCGATGAAGAGATCCAGCTAGGAGATCCATGGTTGAAAAGCACTAAGCAAGTGTTATGCGACATCCCCCGCCCACCCAGAGGTTCGGACAGGCTTGGTTTAAGCACCGTAagccattcctctccctccttcacGCCTGCAACCAGCAAATCCCTAGCTCCCTagatcagcagatctcaaagcgctttacaatttgcacatggggaaactgaggcacagagcagccaagtgacttgcccaaggtcatccagctggccagcggcagagccaggaacagaccccAGCTGTCTCGAGTCCCTGCTTAGTGCTCTATCCTCTAGGTCACTCCGCTTTCCCCTCTTGGTTGTCACTTAGGCGCTCCAACCCCGGGATCATTTTTACTACTCTCCTCTGAACTCCCTTCCAATttgtgcccagaactgaatgcaatTAGCCTATTTATTAGGTATATTACGGTAGCACTGTggtgccccagtcatggaccaagccaccattgtgccaggcgctgtacaaacccagaacaaaaagacagtccctgccccaaggagctgacaAGCTAAGTAACATCCCTGGGTCCATTTACCCCAGATCTGACTCTCAGCTCCCCAGCCCAGTCACATTTGGGGGTGTATGTGCACCCCCCCCAAATCGCTATATCCTCTTTGATGCTCCATCCCACTGCAAACTCCCATGCGACTGGCAGCCCTTCAgtcactgctgctgcccatggagGGCTGCGGATCATTTCCCACCACCCTCTAGAGGTGCTTTTGCCTGGAAGCGGATTAAACCCCGGACACACAGCGGGGTCGACAGGGAAGGACGCAAGCCGGAGACatctttggagaccactggtggAGGAATCTGGGTCATGGGGTCCCAGGGAGGGACCTGGGTTTAGCTCCCACCTGTGACTAATCCAGCCTCATTTACAGGAGGAGAGGCTTCTGCAGGAGATCCGGATCCGGCCACACCAGTTACAGGAAAGTGGGGATACCAAGGGCTCAGACATCAGCAAAACCCTTAGACCTTAGGAGGGGCCTGGGTTACCTGACCTGACGGATGTCGAGCTGTCCTTGAACAATAAACATGTCCTTGGGCAAAGGGACTGAAAACCAACACCGGTGGGAGCTTCATTGCcagggagctggcctggggccttGCATgagggtggggaaactgaggcggggTCCGACGCTGGGTTTGGGGAGATCTTGTCTCCTCaatcctgcagccagccagcccagggcaCTCACCAGCCAAATGacattccttccctccctgatGCAGGCTGCCCTGCGCGGTTTCCAAAGGACAAAGCTAACATCCTGCGCTAAGCCCAGCCTAGACCTCGGTGGGAGCGAATTCCCCAGTTCCGTGCACTAACCGGTCCCTGgtgcagtgggtgggggagggaagggtccACAAGCCTGAGCGCCAGCGATGGGGCTGGAGAGAACTcaccccagttctgcagctttcTTCCAGACAGCTGGGTCCACTTGGGTTTGGGGGCAGCGTAAACCTGAGGGGGCGAACGCAGGGACGGGCTGAGATGCTGGAAAGCTTTGCTCGAGGGGAAGAACATTACAGAGAAACGGTACGGGAGGCACAAAGTATTATTTACATTAGCGCCGAGGGAAAGAGACCATCCATGCCAGgcagagcttataatctaaatagacaaggcagacaaagggcacgaggggaaactgaggctccaaGGCTAAGTGACCCACCCAAGACctcacaggcagtctgtggcagagaagggaattgaaccAGGGCCCAGGCTAACGACCAAGGGGCATCACGTTATACGAGCCTgtccaaggggtgggggggaggggaggggaggggacaaaaaacagaaaagtaaGGATGGGCCTGAAGCGCAGGGACTGGGCGATGAGGCCCAGAACTCTGAATGTTT
Proteins encoded in this region:
- the ALKBH6 gene encoding alpha-ketoglutarate-dependent dioxygenase alkB homolog 6 isoform X3 codes for the protein MEEPRAKILALETFRVEQVPPTVYYVPNFISKSEETYLLHQVYAAPKPKWTQLSGRKLQNWGGLPHAKGMVPEKLPTWLQSYAEKISSLGAFGGKLANHVLVNEYLPGQGIMPHEDGPLYFPTVTTISLGSHTLLDFYHPVSRGQHADSEQVPTPQTEEQRHFLSLLLEPRSLLVLREDMYVRYLHGIRPATSDAITEKVANVAACSAALGDELRRGTRVSLTIRHVPKVLKTAIFLGRGK
- the ALKBH6 gene encoding alpha-ketoglutarate-dependent dioxygenase alkB homolog 6 isoform X1, with product MVLLLLPFHGSATVPGGGPRRLDLPAIAGPFFDMEEPRAKILALETFRVEQVPPTVYYVPNFISKSEETYLLHQVYAAPKPKWTQLSGRKLQNWGGLPHAKGMVPEKLPTWLQSYAEKISSLGAFGGKLANHVLVNEYLPGQGIMPHEDGPLYFPTVTTISLGSHTLLDFYHPVSRGQHADSEQVPTPQTEEQRHFLSLLLEPRSLLVLREDMYVRYLHGIRPATSDAITEKVANVAACSAALGDELRRGTRVSLTIRHVPKVLKTAIFLGRGK
- the ALKBH6 gene encoding alpha-ketoglutarate-dependent dioxygenase alkB homolog 6 isoform X2 is translated as MVLLLLPFHGSATVPGGGPRRLDLPAIAGPFFDMEEPRAKILALETFRVEQVPPTVYYVPNFISKSEETYLLHQVYAAPKPKWTQLSGRKLQNWGGLPHAKGMVPEKLPTWLQSYAEKISSLGAFGGKLANHVLVNEYLPGQGIMSDMPAPSSLMKMDLCTSPPSPPSAWDHTRCWTSTIPSAGGSTRTASRSPRPRQRSSATSCPCCWSRAASWFCGRTCTSVTCTGSDPPPPTPSRRKWPTWRPAARHSGTSCAGEPGCRSPSATSPRC